In Rhodothermia bacterium, one DNA window encodes the following:
- a CDS encoding type II toxin-antitoxin system PemK/MazF family toxin — protein sequence MLGERRIQMLGTIYKQREVVLVPFPYSDLSATKRRPVLIVSNNDYNNSFPDILVCVITSNRFEDEYSVNLDNEDLEIGILPESSVVKMHKLFTIEKTKIIRKFSMVKSEYYDQIKDKIEALIQKS from the coding sequence ATGCTTGGGGAAAGGAGGATACAAATGCTTGGGACAATCTATAAGCAACGAGAAGTTGTATTAGTGCCTTTTCCTTATTCAGATTTGAGTGCGACTAAACGCCGCCCTGTTTTGATTGTATCAAATAATGATTACAATAATTCATTTCCAGATATTTTAGTGTGTGTGATTACGAGTAACCGTTTTGAAGATGAATATTCGGTAAATTTAGACAACGAAGATTTGGAAATAGGAATTTTGCCTGAAAGTTCGGTTGTGAAGATGCACAAACTTTTCACGATAGAAAAGACAAAAATTATTCGTAAATTTAGCATGGTAAAATCGGAATACTATGACCAAATTAAAGATAAAATAGAGGCACTTATTCAAAAATCCTAG
- a CDS encoding Rpn family recombination-promoting nuclease/putative transposase has protein sequence MSKKLIRFDWAVKKLLRNKANFVILEGFLSELLFDDIKIQKILEGEGNQETDEDKYNRVDILTQNSKNELIIVEIQNTYEIDYFHRMAYGASKALTENLSLGQPYSKIKKVISVNIVYFDLGQGKDYVYKGTTNFQGLHEKDLLQLSSKQKETFTKQNVSDIFPEYYIIKVNQFNDVAKDMLDEWIYFLKNSEVKDEFSAKGLAEAKDVLDVMRLDKEQQYGYNRYLDYLHVKASEALSLQIEAEEKVRKDEKVKFAKSLFTTSLTNGEIAKHTGLTVEQIEQLRNEKK, from the coding sequence ATGAGCAAAAAACTAATTCGTTTTGACTGGGCTGTAAAAAAGCTACTTCGCAATAAGGCTAATTTTGTTATCTTGGAGGGTTTTTTGTCTGAACTATTGTTTGATGACATCAAAATTCAAAAGATTTTGGAAGGTGAGGGTAACCAAGAAACAGATGAGGATAAATACAACCGCGTAGATATTTTAACACAAAACTCAAAAAATGAACTGATTATTGTAGAAATTCAAAATACTTACGAAATAGATTATTTTCACCGTATGGCTTATGGTGCGTCTAAGGCTTTAACTGAAAATCTGAGTTTAGGGCAACCCTATTCTAAAATCAAAAAAGTAATCTCTGTGAATATTGTCTATTTTGACTTAGGGCAAGGCAAAGACTATGTTTATAAGGGTACAACCAATTTTCAGGGTTTGCACGAAAAAGATTTGTTACAACTTTCAAGCAAACAAAAAGAAACTTTTACCAAGCAAAACGTATCAGATATTTTTCCTGAATACTACATCATTAAAGTAAATCAATTCAATGATGTAGCAAAAGATATGCTTGATGAGTGGATTTATTTTTTGAAAAATAGTGAAGTCAAAGACGAATTTAGTGCAAAAGGTTTGGCAGAGGCGAAAGATGTTTTGGACGTAATGCGTTTGGACAAAGAACAACAATACGGCTATAACCGTTATTTGGATTACTTACACGTCAAAGCAAGCGAGGCACTTTCTTTACAAATTGAGGCTGAAGAGAAAGTACGGAAAGACGAAAAAGTAAAATTTGCAAAAAGTCTTTTCACTACAAGTTTGACAAACGGAGAAATAGCCAAACACACTGGCTTAACAGTTGAACAAATAGAGCAACTGCGTAACGAAAAAAAGTAA
- a CDS encoding MvaI/BcnI restriction endonuclease family protein, with protein sequence MKIYTKDSLITELKKIAEQGWIDNARHGNHGGIGNTLEDLLGIEENNLPIPNAAEWELKTQRLNTSSLTTLFHIEPSPRAVKFVPQVLLLKYGWAHQEAGKKYSDNEMSFRQTIHGLSPSDRGFQVVIDRKNSKVLISFDSSKVADKHSEWLKQVKSRVGLGQLDPQPYWGFDDLSNKAGTKLLNCFYVQAEVKKDGDRELYKYSKVMMLQKFNFDGFLNQIEKGNILVDFDARTGHNHGTKFRMRQNCLPELYEKATVIV encoded by the coding sequence ATGAAGATATACACGAAAGACAGCTTAATAACAGAGCTAAAGAAAATTGCTGAACAAGGTTGGATAGATAACGCAAGACACGGAAATCACGGTGGTATTGGAAATACACTTGAAGATTTGTTGGGAATTGAAGAAAACAATTTACCAATTCCAAATGCCGCAGAATGGGAATTAAAAACTCAAAGATTAAATACTTCTTCGCTTACAACACTATTTCACATTGAGCCTTCGCCAAGAGCAGTAAAATTTGTTCCACAAGTTTTATTACTCAAATATGGTTGGGCACACCAAGAAGCAGGAAAAAAGTATTCCGACAATGAAATGAGTTTTAGGCAAACTATTCACGGGCTTTCACCAAGTGACAGGGGCTTTCAAGTTGTAATTGACCGTAAAAACAGCAAAGTCCTTATCTCGTTTGACAGTAGTAAAGTTGCAGACAAGCATAGTGAGTGGCTTAAACAAGTTAAAAGTAGAGTTGGCTTGGGGCAACTTGACCCACAACCATATTGGGGTTTTGACGACCTTTCCAATAAAGCAGGAACAAAGTTGCTAAACTGTTTTTACGTTCAAGCAGAAGTAAAAAAAGATGGCGACAGAGAGTTATACAAATACAGTAAAGTGATGATGTTGCAGAAGTTCAACTTTGACGGCTTTCTAAACCAAATTGAGAAAGGAAATATTTTGGTTGACTTTGATGCAAGAACCGGACACAATCACGGAACAAAATTCAGAATGAGACAAAATTGTTTGCCGGAACTTTACGAAAAAGCGACTGTAATTGTATGA
- a CDS encoding site-specific DNA-methyltransferase produces the protein MTFEEKYINKIINGDSLTVMREMPDKCLDLVVTSPPYNLKNSTGNGMKDGRGGKWAGAALVNGYSHYDDNMPHEEYAEWQHNCLKEMFRLIKDDGAIFYNHKWRVQDGLLQDRQDIIRDLPVRQIIIWKRKGGINFNPGYFLPTYEVIYLIPKNNFKLAPKANAFGDVWEFKQEMKNEHPAPFPVALIDRIISSTTAQTILDPFMGSGTTAVVAMGHKRNYIGIELSPDYCEMAEQRIERNKKQSELIGLRPLTLFQETE, from the coding sequence ATGACATTTGAAGAGAAATATATAAACAAAATTATCAACGGTGACAGCTTGACTGTTATGCGTGAAATGCCGGACAAGTGCTTAGACTTGGTGGTAACTTCACCGCCCTACAACCTAAAAAATTCAACCGGAAACGGTATGAAAGACGGACGTGGTGGAAAATGGGCAGGTGCAGCATTAGTAAATGGTTACAGTCATTATGACGACAATATGCCACACGAAGAATATGCGGAGTGGCAACACAACTGTTTAAAAGAAATGTTCCGACTAATAAAAGATGACGGAGCAATTTTTTACAACCACAAGTGGAGAGTTCAAGACGGTTTGCTTCAAGACAGACAAGACATTATTAGAGATTTGCCCGTTAGACAAATCATAATTTGGAAACGAAAAGGCGGTATAAATTTTAATCCGGGTTACTTTTTACCGACTTATGAAGTCATATATCTTATTCCAAAAAACAACTTCAAACTTGCACCAAAGGCTAACGCCTTTGGTGATGTTTGGGAGTTTAAACAAGAGATGAAGAATGAACACCCTGCACCGTTTCCTGTTGCACTTATTGACAGGATAATTTCTTCCACGACTGCACAGACAATTTTAGACCCATTTATGGGCAGTGGAACAACCGCAGTTGTGGCTATGGGACATAAAAGGAATTATATCGGCATTGAGTTATCACCCGACTATTGCGAAATGGCAGAACAGAGAATTGAACGTAATAAAAAACAAAGTGAGTTAATAGGGCTACGCCCCTTAACCTTATTTCAAGAAACAGAATAA
- a CDS encoding tyrosine-type recombinase/integrase yields MIEKSIVIAKKDRYSILSTKMATALREYMAIYKPVYWAFEGQEYGPYSARSVQIILRKAVDNSGVNPYTTIHTLRHSFATHLLAQGMELRYIQALLGHESTKTTEVYTHITERAIAKFVSPLDQLTDL; encoded by the coding sequence TTGATAGAAAAAAGCATTGTAATAGCAAAAAAAGACCGATATAGTATTCTTTCTACTAAAATGGCTACTGCCTTACGGGAATATATGGCCATTTATAAGCCTGTATATTGGGCATTTGAAGGGCAAGAATACGGCCCCTATAGTGCAAGAAGTGTACAAATAATTTTGAGGAAAGCCGTTGACAACTCTGGCGTAAATCCTTATACTACTATACATACATTAAGACATTCATTTGCAACACATTTGTTAGCGCAAGGTATGGAACTGAGGTATATACAAGCCCTCCTGGGTCATGAGAGCACGAAGACCACCGAGGTCTATACCCATATCACCGAGCGGGCTATTGCCAAGTTTGTAAGCCCCTTGGATCAGTTAACTGACCTATAG
- a CDS encoding zinc-binding dehydrogenase, with translation MIQATIPKFGAPEVFRIEEKPDPMPTKGHVRVAVRASGVNFADVLARKGLYPDAPKPLPIVVGYEVSGVIDAIGEGVADALLGQEVIALTRFKGNASKVCVPENALFPKSPRLSFEQSAAIPVNYLTAWQLMVVMGSLSAGETVLIHNAGGGVGLAALQIGKKIGATMIGTASASKHDRLKAMGLDHAVDYRSENWPKQVRDLTQGKGVELILDPIGGSYWKKNYQLLRPTGRLGMFGVSEVTTSRLPGMLRFLPILFKSPLWTPLALLENRGAFGVNMGHLWSEQEKVAAWGRALVAGVEEGWLVPHIDRTFPLQQIAAAHQYLEDRKNFGKVVLTC, from the coding sequence ATGATCCAAGCCACTATCCCCAAGTTTGGTGCGCCGGAAGTTTTTCGGATCGAAGAAAAGCCGGATCCGATGCCTACAAAAGGGCACGTTAGGGTTGCTGTCCGTGCGAGTGGTGTCAACTTTGCAGATGTTTTAGCACGAAAAGGCTTGTACCCAGACGCACCAAAGCCGTTGCCCATCGTTGTGGGGTATGAGGTAAGCGGTGTGATTGATGCCATCGGGGAAGGTGTTGCGGATGCGCTACTGGGGCAAGAAGTGATTGCACTAACGCGGTTTAAGGGGAATGCCTCCAAAGTTTGCGTTCCAGAAAATGCCCTTTTCCCTAAATCGCCACGGCTTTCGTTTGAACAATCCGCCGCCATTCCCGTGAATTACCTTACCGCTTGGCAATTAATGGTGGTGATGGGAAGCCTCTCGGCGGGGGAAACCGTGTTAATCCATAATGCCGGAGGAGGTGTAGGACTGGCCGCTCTCCAAATTGGTAAAAAAATTGGTGCAACCATGATCGGAACGGCGAGTGCTTCTAAGCACGACCGCCTTAAAGCAATGGGCTTGGATCATGCGGTGGATTACCGGAGTGAAAACTGGCCTAAACAAGTACGCGACTTGACCCAAGGAAAAGGGGTTGAGTTGATTTTAGACCCGATTGGTGGCTCCTATTGGAAGAAAAATTATCAATTACTCAGGCCAACAGGACGTCTTGGGATGTTTGGGGTCTCCGAGGTAACAACCTCTCGTTTGCCCGGAATGTTGCGCTTTTTGCCTATATTGTTTAAATCGCCGCTATGGACACCGCTTGCCCTGCTGGAAAACAGGGGCGCTTTCGGGGTTAACATGGGGCATTTGTGGTCAGAACAAGAAAAAGTAGCGGCTTGGGGGCGTGCTTTGGTCGCTGGGGTGGAGGAAGGGTGGTTGGTTCCACATATAGACCGCACCTTTCCCTTGCAACAAATTGCCGCCGCACATCAATATCTGGAAGACCGGAAGAACTTTGGTAAGGTGGTATTGACTTGTTAA
- a CDS encoding DUF1499 domain-containing protein encodes MFSRNSLFVVAGVLGLLVGARILFFPNSDQQSHPLAKDMENPLPPCPNTPNCVRETKVFDAAKEKVFKTALATLGHWNGWFHKANVQAQDAEKGGIVATFRIGVFTDDFLILMAESNGKTYLHVRSASRVGHGDLGVNSRRVNAFFREIEQRLASTSP; translated from the coding sequence ATGTTTAGCCGCAATAGCTTGTTTGTCGTAGCTGGTGTTCTTGGTTTGTTGGTTGGGGCACGTATATTGTTCTTCCCCAATAGCGACCAACAATCACATCCACTCGCAAAAGATATGGAGAACCCTTTGCCGCCTTGCCCCAATACGCCAAATTGTGTTCGGGAAACAAAGGTCTTCGATGCCGCAAAGGAAAAGGTCTTCAAAACAGCGTTGGCCACGTTAGGACATTGGAACGGGTGGTTTCATAAAGCAAACGTCCAAGCCCAAGATGCGGAAAAGGGCGGAATTGTCGCAACCTTTCGGATTGGGGTATTCACGGACGATTTCCTGATTTTAATGGCCGAAAGTAACGGAAAAACCTATCTCCATGTGAGGAGCGCAAGCCGTGTAGGACATGGAGACTTGGGCGTGAACAGCCGTCGGGTAAATGCCTTTTTCCGAGAGATAGAACAAAGGTTGGCCTCTACATCGCCCTAA
- a CDS encoding cytochrome c maturation protein CcmE: MNKKTIIGLVLLIGFGSLLFMNFGKQVGGYMNFAEAASTGAQAHVVGTWVKEQAFAYDQQANVFSFHMKDQNGKVIKVVYNNLKPANFEDAEQVVVEGKMLADGQFEAKHILVKCPSKYNEQAKPYPSGTEHPHNQAKPNV, from the coding sequence ATGAATAAGAAAACGATTATCGGCCTTGTGCTATTAATTGGCTTTGGGTCGCTACTGTTCATGAACTTCGGAAAACAAGTTGGTGGATACATGAACTTTGCTGAAGCCGCCTCTACCGGTGCGCAAGCGCATGTGGTAGGGACTTGGGTAAAAGAACAAGCCTTTGCGTATGACCAACAAGCGAACGTCTTTTCGTTCCATATGAAAGACCAGAATGGAAAGGTGATTAAAGTAGTGTATAACAACCTTAAGCCAGCGAATTTTGAGGATGCCGAACAAGTCGTGGTAGAAGGGAAAATGCTTGCCGATGGTCAGTTTGAGGCCAAGCACATCCTCGTGAAATGTCCGTCCAAATACAACGAACAGGCCAAGCCTTATCCATCAGGAACAGAGCATCCACACAATCAAGCCAAGCCAAATGTTTAG
- a CDS encoding CcmD family protein encodes MLYLFSVIALLQGQPKWSDPNGIPTAQPTGYEALMVSNDKIWVVMAVVLLIWLGIVFYLFRTERKISALERTLEEAKQERLA; translated from the coding sequence ATGTTGTATCTTTTTAGTGTCATTGCCCTTCTTCAGGGACAACCCAAATGGTCAGATCCAAATGGTATTCCTACCGCACAACCCACTGGCTACGAGGCCCTCATGGTCTCTAATGATAAAATTTGGGTGGTTATGGCCGTTGTACTCCTTATTTGGTTGGGTATCGTGTTTTACTTGTTCCGTACAGAAAGGAAAATAAGTGCTTTAGAACGTACCTTGGAAGAAGCAAAACAAGAACGTTTGGCATAA
- the ccsA gene encoding cytochrome c biogenesis protein CcsA: protein MTLAVKKRIKVGIALWMTTVVVAAFLLSAATNLPILEETARNLYFHVPMWFTMMMAYFVSAAFAIQVLRTEDPKWDMRVVEATRIAMLFGVLGMLTGIVWSRFTWFLGTGKWWGSDPKQMMAAVQLLISGAYFVLRSALENARLRARISAVYTLFSVVSMVFLLYVLPRLTESLHPGASGNPAFDKITDPTMRLVFYPAILGFFGIAWWLFDQRVRLAKVEEEAESFFIV, encoded by the coding sequence ATGACGCTTGCTGTAAAGAAACGTATTAAGGTGGGCATTGCCCTTTGGATGACGACGGTTGTTGTGGCTGCTTTTTTGCTTTCCGCAGCAACCAACCTCCCGATTTTAGAGGAAACCGCCCGTAACCTATATTTCCATGTTCCAATGTGGTTTACGATGATGATGGCCTATTTCGTCTCGGCCGCCTTTGCCATTCAGGTGTTAAGAACCGAAGACCCCAAATGGGACATGAGGGTGGTTGAGGCCACACGGATTGCCATGCTTTTTGGGGTATTAGGTATGTTAACGGGTATCGTCTGGAGCCGTTTTACGTGGTTCTTAGGAACGGGAAAATGGTGGGGAAGCGATCCAAAACAAATGATGGCGGCGGTACAACTGCTGATTAGTGGGGCGTACTTTGTGCTCCGTTCTGCGTTGGAAAATGCAAGGCTACGTGCTCGAATCTCCGCAGTTTATACCTTGTTTTCGGTGGTCTCTATGGTCTTTTTGCTCTATGTTTTGCCCCGTTTAACCGAAAGTTTGCACCCCGGAGCGAGTGGGAATCCGGCATTTGACAAGATTACCGACCCCACCATGCGGTTGGTGTTTTATCCGGCCATTTTGGGGTTCTTCGGTATAGCTTGGTGGCTTTTTGACCAGCGGGTGCGCTTGGCAAAGGTCGAAGAGGAAGCCGAATCTTTCTTTATTGTATAA
- a CDS encoding heme exporter protein CcmB, with amino-acid sequence MPKKKTPHNAQLASPFRLWFQGAYAVFEKDVRLELRSRYALNMLLMFISSTLFLVVVSLGSEVISTRVQSALIWVILLFGSVIGLGRGFVSEVDQGTVLLLQLHTRGSMVYAGKLVFNIILLFVLNILGLGAFLVLMNIAVENLWQLALVLFLGTLGLSGTTTLLAAIIARTRNSGPLLAVLAFPLLIPLLMSVVSATNTILLNGGWERIQEMCITLVAFAGSVITASVLLFDYVWRE; translated from the coding sequence ATGCCCAAGAAAAAAACACCACATAACGCCCAACTTGCCTCGCCATTCCGTCTGTGGTTCCAGGGAGCATATGCGGTATTTGAAAAAGACGTTCGTCTGGAACTGAGGAGCCGCTATGCACTCAATATGTTGTTGATGTTCATTTCGTCCACGTTGTTCTTGGTCGTGGTTTCTCTCGGCAGCGAAGTCATCAGCACACGGGTGCAATCGGCCTTGATTTGGGTGATCCTATTGTTTGGCTCGGTGATTGGTCTTGGGCGGGGTTTTGTGTCAGAGGTGGATCAAGGGACGGTCTTGTTGCTCCAGCTTCATACACGCGGTAGTATGGTGTATGCCGGAAAATTAGTGTTCAATATTATCTTGTTGTTTGTATTGAATATTTTGGGTTTAGGGGCTTTTTTGGTGTTGATGAACATTGCGGTAGAAAACCTGTGGCAACTGGCCTTGGTGCTTTTTTTAGGAACGCTTGGGCTTTCTGGCACAACCACGTTGTTGGCGGCCATCATTGCTCGGACACGTAACAGCGGGCCTTTGTTGGCTGTTTTGGCCTTCCCGCTGCTGATTCCCCTTTTGATGTCGGTGGTCTCGGCAACCAATACCATCTTGCTAAATGGCGGCTGGGAGAGGATTCAGGAAATGTGTATAACGCTTGTGGCGTTTGCCGGATCGGTGATTACGGCTTCGGTTTTGTTGTTCGACTATGTGTGGCGCGAATAA
- the murB gene encoding UDP-N-acetylmuramate dehydrogenase, whose product MSPLALLEPKLQENVVLAPFTTFKIGGKADYFYEATSETELVLAVTEARKADIPYFLLGLGANILIGDGGFRGLVIRNAAKAASLDTETGLLTAESGALVFPDLIEMTVTAGFGGLEHYSGIPSTVGGALWQNLHFLSPPPERSRTMFIEEVLLSARLVSPENEVITVDREWFAFGYDESRLHYSGDIVLSATFQLEKAPESRLRHTMRENLRWRTERHPPLATEPSAGSIFKKIEGIGAGRLIDQAGLKGMKIGGAEISTKHANFIINRGNATATDVRRLIAHVQQVVQSQFGYHLTPEIGFVGAF is encoded by the coding sequence ATGAGTCCTTTAGCACTGCTTGAGCCAAAACTCCAAGAAAATGTTGTTTTAGCGCCCTTCACCACGTTTAAAATTGGAGGAAAGGCGGATTATTTTTATGAAGCCACTTCCGAAACTGAATTGGTTCTGGCCGTCACCGAGGCGAGAAAGGCAGACATTCCCTATTTTTTATTGGGATTAGGCGCCAATATCTTGATTGGAGACGGTGGATTTCGTGGATTGGTGATCCGAAATGCGGCAAAAGCGGCAAGTTTGGACACGGAGACAGGACTATTGACCGCCGAAAGCGGGGCATTGGTTTTTCCAGACTTGATCGAAATGACGGTTACTGCGGGATTTGGCGGCTTGGAGCACTATTCTGGCATCCCCAGTACTGTTGGTGGGGCCTTGTGGCAAAATCTACACTTTTTGTCGCCGCCGCCCGAACGTAGCCGCACGATGTTCATCGAGGAGGTTTTATTATCAGCACGGTTGGTATCACCCGAAAACGAGGTCATCACTGTAGATAGGGAATGGTTTGCATTTGGTTACGACGAGTCGAGGTTGCACTACTCTGGTGATATTGTGCTTTCAGCGACATTCCAATTGGAAAAAGCGCCCGAATCACGCCTACGCCACACGATGCGTGAAAACCTTCGTTGGCGCACGGAGCGTCATCCGCCGCTGGCAACCGAGCCAAGTGCGGGCAGTATTTTCAAGAAAATTGAGGGGATAGGTGCTGGACGGCTCATAGACCAAGCCGGATTAAAAGGCATGAAAATCGGTGGCGCGGAAATCTCGACCAAACATGCAAATTTTATCATTAACCGTGGCAATGCAACCGCCACCGATGTCCGTAGGCTCATTGCACATGTGCAACAAGTCGTACAATCACAGTTTGGCTACCACTTAACGCCTGAAATCGGGTTTGTTGGAGCGTTTTGA
- a CDS encoding VWA domain-containing protein, translating into MSFPRIDQFAQPWFLLLLGLIPILVLWFWWQKRKGKTGLLFSNVAFLRSMPSSWRIRLTWISAVLRYVAIVLAIVALARPQATHTSNEKFAEGIDIMMVMDVSTSMKAIDFEPNRFEAAKRVASAFIASRISDRVGLIVFAAEAYTQFPLTLDYDFAQNMLVDVQMDVIEDGTAIGTALATATNRLRDTKAKSKVVILLTDGQNNHGVIDPVTASEVAASMDVRVYTIGVGRKGTAPYPMDSPLFGRQTVQVPVEIDEDMLENVARNTGGKYFRATTDGALESIYQEISSLEKTKIEQRIYTDAEELYPFFLWPALLFFLLELGLRATLFRTFP; encoded by the coding sequence ATGAGTTTTCCGCGTATAGACCAATTTGCCCAGCCTTGGTTCTTGTTGTTATTGGGCTTGATCCCAATTCTGGTGTTGTGGTTCTGGTGGCAAAAACGCAAGGGTAAAACGGGACTTTTATTTAGCAATGTGGCCTTTTTGCGAAGTATGCCTTCTTCTTGGCGCATTCGTCTTACGTGGATTTCTGCGGTACTTCGTTATGTGGCCATTGTGCTTGCTATCGTTGCTTTGGCACGGCCACAGGCAACCCATACCTCGAACGAAAAATTTGCCGAAGGAATAGACATTATGATGGTGATGGATGTCTCTACCTCGATGAAAGCCATTGATTTTGAGCCAAATCGTTTTGAGGCCGCAAAACGTGTGGCTTCTGCATTTATTGCGAGCCGGATTTCGGACAGGGTGGGACTCATTGTTTTTGCTGCAGAAGCCTATACGCAATTCCCGCTTACATTGGACTATGACTTTGCCCAAAATATGCTCGTGGACGTTCAAATGGATGTGATCGAAGACGGGACTGCAATCGGGACAGCGCTTGCTACGGCCACAAACCGCCTTCGGGATACGAAAGCCAAAAGTAAAGTGGTGATTTTGCTCACCGATGGCCAAAATAATCATGGGGTTATTGATCCCGTTACAGCCTCTGAGGTTGCTGCCAGTATGGACGTGCGGGTTTATACCATTGGGGTAGGACGTAAAGGAACCGCGCCATATCCGATGGATTCCCCGCTTTTTGGTCGTCAAACGGTACAAGTTCCGGTGGAGATAGACGAAGATATGTTAGAAAATGTGGCCAGAAACACCGGTGGAAAGTATTTTAGGGCAACCACCGATGGTGCGTTAGAATCCATTTATCAGGAAATCAGTTCGTTAGAAAAGACAAAAATTGAACAACGGATTTATACCGATGCCGAGGAGTTATATCCGTTCTTTTTGTGGCCGGCTTTGCTCTTCTTCCTTTTAGAATTGGGCTTGCGGGCAACCCTCTTCCGAACGTTTCCTTAA
- a CDS encoding NAD-dependent deacylase, with amino-acid sequence MISHKLIDKLRASERILVLTGAGISAESGLATFRDPGGHWDQYRPEDLANEVAFRRNPSLVQGWYAARRKATLAAIPNPGHLALVALSSVVPELTLVTQNVDCLHQRAGSEKVIELHGNIHQFYCIECGSEAPESAFSLMDAGKVANCAGCGGLMRPSVVWFGEALPKQALDEAWARAEVADVLLSIGTSGLVYPAAHLPMVAKRAGAFLVEINLTPSALTKEMDLVLSGRAGEVLPALLAALQTPKNG; translated from the coding sequence ATGATTTCACATAAGTTGATAGATAAATTGCGGGCTTCCGAGCGGATTTTAGTGCTTACAGGTGCTGGAATAAGTGCAGAAAGCGGCTTGGCAACCTTCCGTGACCCCGGCGGACATTGGGATCAGTATCGTCCAGAGGATTTGGCAAACGAAGTGGCCTTCCGGCGTAACCCCAGTTTGGTACAAGGATGGTATGCAGCGCGTAGAAAAGCAACCTTGGCCGCAATACCCAATCCGGGTCACTTGGCTTTAGTCGCGCTTTCTTCGGTTGTTCCGGAATTGACATTGGTAACCCAAAATGTAGATTGTCTGCACCAACGCGCCGGAAGTGAAAAAGTGATCGAACTACACGGGAATATCCATCAATTTTATTGTATAGAATGTGGGTCGGAGGCTCCAGAATCTGCTTTTTCGTTGATGGATGCGGGAAAAGTGGCAAATTGTGCAGGCTGTGGCGGCCTGATGCGTCCTTCGGTTGTGTGGTTCGGAGAGGCTTTGCCCAAGCAAGCATTAGACGAGGCATGGGCACGCGCCGAGGTTGCTGATGTATTGCTCTCTATCGGAACCAGTGGCTTGGTCTATCCTGCTGCACATTTACCGATGGTGGCCAAACGTGCGGGCGCTTTCTTGGTGGAAATCAATCTGACGCCTTCCGCACTTACAAAGGAGATGGACTTGGTTCTCAGCGGGAGGGCCGGAGAAGTGCTTCCAGCGCTCTTGGCTGCTCTCCAAACCCCTAAAAACGGGTGA
- a CDS encoding isoprenylcysteine carboxylmethyltransferase family protein, with protein METELIQRLLFSGLVICWFLFFITFLYQALVPTHPELRRSRSVLGSFLQILGFVVCIGVQRPVFVPLFNISFFGQWFLGVLSLSVGFFGWWLLIHAHKSIRFNPPLRFEPTEPLRLVQEGPYSVIRHPMFVGWFCLLFSTSMTVSSWLGAVLGLLFFAWGTYIHMIREDKILLDTFGQQFELYQREVPPFLPKLW; from the coding sequence ATGGAAACCGAGTTAATTCAGCGCCTGCTTTTTAGCGGCCTTGTGATTTGTTGGTTTCTTTTTTTTATTACCTTTTTGTATCAGGCGCTTGTACCGACCCATCCGGAATTGCGCCGGAGTCGTTCTGTTTTAGGGAGTTTCCTCCAGATTTTAGGTTTTGTGGTGTGTATTGGGGTACAACGTCCTGTTTTTGTGCCGCTCTTCAACATCTCGTTTTTCGGTCAATGGTTTTTGGGCGTCTTGTCGTTGTCCGTCGGTTTTTTTGGTTGGTGGTTATTGATCCATGCGCACAAGAGTATCCGCTTTAACCCCCCTTTGCGGTTTGAGCCTACTGAACCTTTGAGATTGGTGCAGGAAGGGCCTTATTCGGTTATTCGACACCCCATGTTTGTCGGGTGGTTTTGCCTTTTGTTTTCAACCAGTATGACGGTGAGTTCTTGGTTAGGTGCTGTACTTGGTCTGTTGTTTTTTGCATGGGGAACCTATATTCATATGATCCGAGAAGATAAAATCTTGTTGGATACCTTTGGACAACAATTTGAGTTGTATCAACGTGAAGTGCCCCCTTTCCTGCCGAAGTTATGGTGA